From a single Arachis hypogaea cultivar Tifrunner chromosome 3, arahy.Tifrunner.gnm2.J5K5, whole genome shotgun sequence genomic region:
- the LOC112734607 gene encoding uncharacterized protein ycf23: MHSLTCITISSSSSYTFLKPYHNPLLAPTSRPNLLTLKKKPCFSTKALLSSTKESVLKDFHECRALKIISGLHNFDKDNVASVVTAAEKGGATHVDIACDPELVKLAISLTSCPVCVSSVDPASFPAAVEAGALMVEIGNYDSFYEKGVVFTPQQILGLTKETRRILPSVTLSVTVPHTLSLPDQVKLAELLEEEGVDIIQTEGGKCSNPTKSGVLGLIEKATPTLAAAYSISRAVKIPVMCSSGLSAVTAPMAITAGAAGVGIGSAVNRLNDVVAMIAEVKSIATSLQTSSPMHATRKVETRRQ; encoded by the exons ATGCATTCTTTAACATGCAtaacaatttcttcttcttcttcttacacCTTTCTAAAGCCATACCATAACCCTCTATTGGCTCCTACTTCAAGGCCTAATCTTCTAACTTTGAAAAAGAAACCATGCTTTTCTACCAAAGCTCTACTATCATCTACCAAAGAATCTGTGTTGAAGGACTTCCATGAATGTAGAGCTCTCAAG ATTATCTCAGGCCTGCATAATTTTGATAAGGACAATGTTGCTTCAGTTGTGACAGCTGCAGAGAag GGTGGAGCAACTCATGTGGATATAGCGTGCGACCCGGAGTTGGTGAAACTGGCTATCAGCTTAACTTCTTGTCCG GTTTGTGTTTCATCTGTAGACCCTGCATCATTTCCGGCTGCAGTCGAAGCAGGAGCACTAATG GTCGAGATTGGAAATTATGATTCATTCTATGAGAAGGGAGTGGTTTTTACTCCGCAGCAG ATTCTAGGTCTCACAAAGGAGACAAGGAGGATACTTCCATCAGTAACATTGTCCGTCACCGTGCCTCACACACTAAGCCTCCCTGATCAG GTCAAGCTTGCAGAGTTACTAGAAGAAGAAGGTGTAGACATTATTCAAACCGAGGGAGGAAAATGCTCAAATCCTACAAAGTCTGGTGTTTTAGGCTTGATTGAGAAG GCAACACCAACTTTGGCAGCAGCATATTCTATATCAAGAGCTGTTAAGATCCCTGTCATGTGCTCATCTGGCTTAAGTGCTGTTACAGCGCCTATGGCTATCACAGCCGGGGCAGCTGGTGTG GGTATAGGTTCTGCAGTTAACAGGCTAAATGATGTGGTTGCTATGATTGCTGAGGTTAAAAGCATTGCGACTTCATTGCAGACATCATCTCCGATGCATGCTACACGCAAAGTGGAAACTCGTAGACAGTAG